The following proteins are encoded in a genomic region of Eriocheir sinensis breed Jianghai 21 chromosome 2, ASM2467909v1, whole genome shotgun sequence:
- the LOC127002009 gene encoding guanine nucleotide-binding protein subunit alpha homolog isoform X2, whose translation MARLSVLSCSCCLKALWTPEEMDQHTRSQEIDKILQKERERLRRQVKLLLLGAGESGKSTFLKQMRIIHGYRFGLEEIDEYRETIYKNVVMGMKVLLDARDKLRIPWEDESREPIGQHLMTYMGSMPLDRHSFLEYVPGIKELWKDSGIRQAYNRRAEYQLEYAPIEKDILHCRKATKAITEFTIPIQNVPFLFVDVGGQRTQRQKWFQCFESVTSIIFLASSSEFDQRLLEDRVTNRLEESLNIFGTIVNNRNFRDVSIILFLNKTDLLIQKIRSRQSNLAHYFTDFVGNPHDERCVQQFILHKFVEQRRGDNTRRPLFHHFTTAVDTENIKVVFNSVKDTILQRNLETLMLQ comes from the exons ATGGCGCGGCTCTCCGTGCTCAGCTGCTCCTGTTGTCTCAAGGCTCTGTGGACGCCGGAGGAG ATGGATCAACACACAAGATCAcaagaaatagataaaattctacaaaaagaaagggaaaggctcAGAAGACAG GTCAAACTACTGTTGTTGGGTGCTGGGGAGTCAGGCAAATCAACCTTCCTCAAGCAAATGCGTATCATCCATGGCTATCGCTTTGGACTCGAGGAGATCGATGAATATAGAGAAACCATTTACAAGAATGTTGTTATGGGTATGAAG GTTTTACTGGATGCAAGAGACAAACTTCGGATACCATGGGAGGACGAGTCTCGGGAACCCATTGGACAACACTTGATGACGTACATGGGATCCATGCCTTTGGATAGACACTCATTTTTGGAATATGTCCCTGGCATTAAGGAACTCTGGAAGGATTCTGGCATAAGACAAGCATACAACAGAAGGGCAGAATATCAGTTG GAGTACGCACCCATAGAGAAGGATATTCTCCACTGCCGCAAAGCCACCAAAGCAATCACAGAGTTTACTATCCCTATCCAAaatgttcccttcctctttgtgGATGTTGGAGGCCAGAGAACACAGAGACAAAAGTGGTTTCAGTGCTTTGAGAGTGTCACCTCCATCATCTTCCTCGCCTCATCTTCAGAATTTGATCAGCGGCTCTTAGAGGACAG GGTCACAAATAGGTTAGAAGAATCTCTCAACATATTTGGGACCATAGTCAACAATCGCAATTTTCGTGATGTTTCCATAATTCTCTTCCTCAACAAGACAGACCTGCTCATCCAGAAAATAAGGTCACGGCAAAGCAATCTTGCTCACTACTTCACAGACTTTGTG GGTAATCCACATGATGAGAGGTGTGTCCAGCAGTTCATTCTGCACAAATTTGTGGAGCAGCGGAGAGGAGACAACACCCGCCGCCCTCTCTTCCATCACTTCACAACAGCCGTGGACACAGAAAACATTAAGGTTGTGTTCAATTCTGTTAAAGATACAATACTTCAAAGAAATCTAGAAACACTAATGCTGCAGTGA
- the LOC127002009 gene encoding guanine nucleotide-binding protein subunit alpha homolog isoform X1: MARLSVLSCSCCLKALWTPEEMDQHTRSQEIDKILQKERERLRRQVKLLLLGAGESGKSTFLKQMRIIHGYRFGLEEIDEYRETIYKNVVMGMKVLLDARDKLRIPWEDESREPIGQHLMTYMGSMPLDRHSFLEYVPGIKELWKDSGIRQAYNRRAEYQLTDSVSYFFDSLDRIGVLEYAPIEKDILHCRKATKAITEFTIPIQNVPFLFVDVGGQRTQRQKWFQCFESVTSIIFLASSSEFDQRLLEDRVTNRLEESLNIFGTIVNNRNFRDVSIILFLNKTDLLIQKIRSRQSNLAHYFTDFVGNPHDERCVQQFILHKFVEQRRGDNTRRPLFHHFTTAVDTENIKVVFNSVKDTILQRNLETLMLQ; the protein is encoded by the exons ATGGCGCGGCTCTCCGTGCTCAGCTGCTCCTGTTGTCTCAAGGCTCTGTGGACGCCGGAGGAG ATGGATCAACACACAAGATCAcaagaaatagataaaattctacaaaaagaaagggaaaggctcAGAAGACAG GTCAAACTACTGTTGTTGGGTGCTGGGGAGTCAGGCAAATCAACCTTCCTCAAGCAAATGCGTATCATCCATGGCTATCGCTTTGGACTCGAGGAGATCGATGAATATAGAGAAACCATTTACAAGAATGTTGTTATGGGTATGAAG GTTTTACTGGATGCAAGAGACAAACTTCGGATACCATGGGAGGACGAGTCTCGGGAACCCATTGGACAACACTTGATGACGTACATGGGATCCATGCCTTTGGATAGACACTCATTTTTGGAATATGTCCCTGGCATTAAGGAACTCTGGAAGGATTCTGGCATAAGACAAGCATACAACAGAAGGGCAGAATATCAGTTG ACTGACAGTGTTTCCTATTTCTTCGATTCCTTAGACAGAATAGGAGTGTTG GAGTACGCACCCATAGAGAAGGATATTCTCCACTGCCGCAAAGCCACCAAAGCAATCACAGAGTTTACTATCCCTATCCAAaatgttcccttcctctttgtgGATGTTGGAGGCCAGAGAACACAGAGACAAAAGTGGTTTCAGTGCTTTGAGAGTGTCACCTCCATCATCTTCCTCGCCTCATCTTCAGAATTTGATCAGCGGCTCTTAGAGGACAG GGTCACAAATAGGTTAGAAGAATCTCTCAACATATTTGGGACCATAGTCAACAATCGCAATTTTCGTGATGTTTCCATAATTCTCTTCCTCAACAAGACAGACCTGCTCATCCAGAAAATAAGGTCACGGCAAAGCAATCTTGCTCACTACTTCACAGACTTTGTG GGTAATCCACATGATGAGAGGTGTGTCCAGCAGTTCATTCTGCACAAATTTGTGGAGCAGCGGAGAGGAGACAACACCCGCCGCCCTCTCTTCCATCACTTCACAACAGCCGTGGACACAGAAAACATTAAGGTTGTGTTCAATTCTGTTAAAGATACAATACTTCAAAGAAATCTAGAAACACTAATGCTGCAGTGA
- the LOC127002009 gene encoding guanine nucleotide-binding protein subunit alpha homolog isoform X3: MDQHTRSQEIDKILQKERERLRRQVKLLLLGAGESGKSTFLKQMRIIHGYRFGLEEIDEYRETIYKNVVMGMKVLLDARDKLRIPWEDESREPIGQHLMTYMGSMPLDRHSFLEYVPGIKELWKDSGIRQAYNRRAEYQLTDSVSYFFDSLDRIGVLEYAPIEKDILHCRKATKAITEFTIPIQNVPFLFVDVGGQRTQRQKWFQCFESVTSIIFLASSSEFDQRLLEDRVTNRLEESLNIFGTIVNNRNFRDVSIILFLNKTDLLIQKIRSRQSNLAHYFTDFVGNPHDERCVQQFILHKFVEQRRGDNTRRPLFHHFTTAVDTENIKVVFNSVKDTILQRNLETLMLQ, from the exons ATGGATCAACACACAAGATCAcaagaaatagataaaattctacaaaaagaaagggaaaggctcAGAAGACAG GTCAAACTACTGTTGTTGGGTGCTGGGGAGTCAGGCAAATCAACCTTCCTCAAGCAAATGCGTATCATCCATGGCTATCGCTTTGGACTCGAGGAGATCGATGAATATAGAGAAACCATTTACAAGAATGTTGTTATGGGTATGAAG GTTTTACTGGATGCAAGAGACAAACTTCGGATACCATGGGAGGACGAGTCTCGGGAACCCATTGGACAACACTTGATGACGTACATGGGATCCATGCCTTTGGATAGACACTCATTTTTGGAATATGTCCCTGGCATTAAGGAACTCTGGAAGGATTCTGGCATAAGACAAGCATACAACAGAAGGGCAGAATATCAGTTG ACTGACAGTGTTTCCTATTTCTTCGATTCCTTAGACAGAATAGGAGTGTTG GAGTACGCACCCATAGAGAAGGATATTCTCCACTGCCGCAAAGCCACCAAAGCAATCACAGAGTTTACTATCCCTATCCAAaatgttcccttcctctttgtgGATGTTGGAGGCCAGAGAACACAGAGACAAAAGTGGTTTCAGTGCTTTGAGAGTGTCACCTCCATCATCTTCCTCGCCTCATCTTCAGAATTTGATCAGCGGCTCTTAGAGGACAG GGTCACAAATAGGTTAGAAGAATCTCTCAACATATTTGGGACCATAGTCAACAATCGCAATTTTCGTGATGTTTCCATAATTCTCTTCCTCAACAAGACAGACCTGCTCATCCAGAAAATAAGGTCACGGCAAAGCAATCTTGCTCACTACTTCACAGACTTTGTG GGTAATCCACATGATGAGAGGTGTGTCCAGCAGTTCATTCTGCACAAATTTGTGGAGCAGCGGAGAGGAGACAACACCCGCCGCCCTCTCTTCCATCACTTCACAACAGCCGTGGACACAGAAAACATTAAGGTTGTGTTCAATTCTGTTAAAGATACAATACTTCAAAGAAATCTAGAAACACTAATGCTGCAGTGA